One window of Dama dama isolate Ldn47 chromosome 30, ASM3311817v1, whole genome shotgun sequence genomic DNA carries:
- the LOC133049487 gene encoding LIM zinc-binding domain-containing Nebulette-like, producing the protein MNPQCARCGKVVYPTEKVNCLDKYWHKGCFHCEVCKMALNMNNYKGYEKKPYCNAHYPKQSFTTVADTPENLRLKQQSELQSQVKYKRDFEESKGRGFSIVTDTPELQRLKRTQEQISNVGDHLFSDVITLTFISGEKVKLDNLEVFLLL; encoded by the coding sequence ATGAACCCCCAGTGCGCCCGCTGCGGGAAAGTCGTGTATCCCACCGAGAAAGTCAACTGCCTGGATAAGTATTGGCATAAAGGATGTTTCCATTGTGAAGTCTGCAAGATGGCTCTCAACATGAACAACTACAAAGGCTATGAAAAGAAGCCCTATTGTAATGcacactacccaaagcagtccTTCACCACGGTGGCAGATACACCTGAAAACCTTCGTCTGAAGCAGCAAAGTGAATTGCAGAGTCAGGTCAAGTACAAAAGAGATTTTGAAGAAAGCAAAGGGAGGGGCTTCAGCATCGTTACAGACACTCCTGAACTACAGAGGCTCAAGAGGACTCAGGAACAAATCAGTAACGTAGGTGACCATTTGTTCAGTGATGTAATAACCCTGACTTTTATTTCTGGTGAGAAAGTGAAATTGGACAACTTGGAAGTGTTCTTATTGCTGTAA